The following are encoded together in the Coregonus clupeaformis isolate EN_2021a chromosome 24, ASM2061545v1, whole genome shotgun sequence genome:
- the LOC121537700 gene encoding transmembrane emp24 domain-containing protein 4-like isoform X1, whose product MMLAAPGPGIVVLFAWLSPSYALYFHIGETEKKCFIEEIPDETMVIGKYRTQLWDKQTGSFLPATPGLGMHVEIKDSDTKIILSRQYGSDGRFTFTSHTPGAHQICLHSNSTKMALFAGGKLRVHLDIQVGEHTNNYPEIAAKDKLTELQLRARQLLDQVEQIQKEQNYQQYREERFRMTSESTNQRVLWWSIAQTLILLTTGIWQMKHLKSFFEAKKLV is encoded by the exons ATGATGCTCGCTGCACCTGGCCCTGGAATTGTCGTATTATTTGCTTGGCTCTCTCCAAGTTACGCTCTCTATTTTCACATTGGAGAGACGGAGAAAAAATGCTTTATAGAGGAAATTCCAGATGAGACTATGGTTATTG GGAAATACAGGACTCAGCTGTGGGACAAGCAGACGGGATCCTTCCTCCCAGCCACCCCTGGCCTTGGAATGCATGTGGAGATCAAGGATTCGGATACTAAG ATAATCCTGTCTCGTCAGTATGGGTCAGATGGACGGTTCACCTTTACGTCCCATACACCAGGCGCGCATCAGATCTGCCTGCACTCCAACTCCACCAAGATGGCCCTCTTCGCTGGCGGCAAACTG AGAGTCCACCTGGATATTCAGGTTGGTGAACATACCAACAACTACCCCGAAATCGCAGCAAAAGACAAGCTCACAGAGCTGCAATTAAGAGCTCGACAATTACTGGACCAAGTAGAACAAATCCAGAAAGAGCAAAACTATCAGCAG TATCGTGAGGAGCGGTTCCGCATGACGAGTGAGAGCACTAACCAGCGTGTGCTTTGGTGGTCTATAGCTCAGACACTTATCCTCCTCACCACTGGCATCTGGCAGATGAAGCACCTCAAGAGCTTCTTTGAGGCCAAGAAGTTGGTGTAA
- the LOC121537700 gene encoding transmembrane emp24 domain-containing protein 4-like isoform X2, with product MMLAAPGPGIVVLFAWLSPSYALYFHIGETEKKCFIEEIPDETMVIGKYRTQLWDKQTGSFLPATPGLGMHVEIKDSDTKIILSRQYGSDGRFTFTSHTPGAHQICLHSNSTKMALFAGGKLRVHLDIQVGEHTNNYPEIAAKDKLTELQLRARQLLDQVEQIQKEQNYQQYREDFPLSFSVLVTVCLFTVS from the exons ATGATGCTCGCTGCACCTGGCCCTGGAATTGTCGTATTATTTGCTTGGCTCTCTCCAAGTTACGCTCTCTATTTTCACATTGGAGAGACGGAGAAAAAATGCTTTATAGAGGAAATTCCAGATGAGACTATGGTTATTG GGAAATACAGGACTCAGCTGTGGGACAAGCAGACGGGATCCTTCCTCCCAGCCACCCCTGGCCTTGGAATGCATGTGGAGATCAAGGATTCGGATACTAAG ATAATCCTGTCTCGTCAGTATGGGTCAGATGGACGGTTCACCTTTACGTCCCATACACCAGGCGCGCATCAGATCTGCCTGCACTCCAACTCCACCAAGATGGCCCTCTTCGCTGGCGGCAAACTG AGAGTCCACCTGGATATTCAGGTTGGTGAACATACCAACAACTACCCCGAAATCGCAGCAAAAGACAAGCTCACAGAGCTGCAATTAAGAGCTCGACAATTACTGGACCAAGTAGAACAAATCCAGAAAGAGCAAAACTATCAGCAG TATCGTGAGGACTTCCCCTTGTCTTTCAGTGTTCTAGTGACTGTCTGTCTCTTCACAGTATCGTGA